One part of the Amphiura filiformis chromosome 5, Afil_fr2py, whole genome shotgun sequence genome encodes these proteins:
- the LOC140152033 gene encoding kappa-type opioid receptor-like — MNTSNIAHEEELDLEAHHIMVIISNSLIFIIGIPGNALIIRVYAAKKSTSSARVLIISLAINDLLVCLLRPLRILQYIPIGLIFKNRNILFCVLSETSEPLVIFSSVVLTAAISIDRYFAVCKPLKRLGVMTPNKAKCIVGLCVLLSLLATVPIFFMFGIKESVDHRLMCAFTAPDWAKTMRLLPYYIVIITSLIITVIMYFKVILTIRQQAKVHPQPPTRSPRRERIQDMNISTVSSVKGVSTQRTPQHRQLDIPTAESSVAGHSGRASPHLMAQLSIASNSTVTGTDSQLTVLAYSNHSSLNNSIYRKVESKTTKMLLLTTLFFIISWIPAVIYYIVPSALRHEDNFDDNPGAYALLQFFHHEAFLINSAVNPFLYSFANKRFREDCLLVIRRVLFCKK; from the coding sequence atgaatacaTCAAATATTGCTCATGAAGAAGAACTTGATCTTGAAGCCCATCATATAATGGTTATAATTTCCAACTCGCTAATATTCATTATTGGTATTCCTGGTAATGCATTGATCATACGGGTGTATGCGGCTAAGAAATCAACCTCAAGTGCTCGTGTTCTTATTATCAGTTTAGCGATTAATGATTTATTGGTGTGTCTTCTACGTCCACTTCGTATCCTGCAGTATATACCAATTGGCCTCATCTTCAAGAACAGAAACATCTTATTTTGCGTGCTTTCAGAAACATCCGAACCTTTAGTCATCTTTAGTTCCGTTGTTTTAACAGCCGCCATTTCTATCGATAGATATTTTGCTGTATGTAAACCACTTAAACGTTTGGGAGTTATGACACCAAATAAAGCTAAGTGTATAGTTGGGTTATGTGTTTTGCTCTCACTTCTTGCCACAGTGCCCATCTTTTTCATGTTCGGAATCAAGGAAAGTGTAGACCATCGCTTGATGTGTGCATTTACGGCACCTGATTGGGCAAAGACAATGCGATTACTTCCGTATTACATTGTGATCATAACATCATTGATTATAACGGTTATAATGTATTTCAAAGTGATTCTAACGATTCGTCAACAAGCCAAGGTGCATCCTCAACCACCAACTCGGTCTCCACGTAGAGAAAGAATACAAGATATGAACATTAGCACAGTCAGTTCGGTCAAAGGCGTCTCAACACAAAGGACACCGCAACATAGACAACTTGATATCCCGACGGCGGAGTCATCTGTAGCTGGACACTCAGGACGTGCCTCACCGCATCTAATGGCACAACTTTCGATTGCATCCAACTCAACTGTTACTGGTACAGACTCACAACTTACCGTGCTTGCATATTCCAACCACAGCTCTTTAAACAACAGTATCTACAGAAAAGTAGAAAGTAAAACTACAAAGATGCTTCTTCTGACGACTCTCTTCTTCATCATATCTTGGATACCTGCCGTTATTTACTACATCGTACCATCAGCCTTGAGACACGAGGATAATTTTGACGATAACCCGGGTGCATATGCATTGCTGCAATTTTTTCATCACGAAGCGTTCCTGATCAACAGTGCTGTCAATCCATTTTTGTACAGCTTTGCAAACAAACGATTCCGCGAGGACTGCCTTCTGGTCATTAGACGTGTATTGTTTTGCAAAAAGTAG